Proteins from a genomic interval of Medicago truncatula cultivar Jemalong A17 chromosome 3, MtrunA17r5.0-ANR, whole genome shotgun sequence:
- the LOC11439453 gene encoding pantothenate kinase 2, which produces MADFVEDEQQQQQVLGIDESEGHNNTNNMAPTGNPIHRSSSRPQLDVSKAEIQSNVEDKYPTILLPNQSDDLSHLALDIGGSLIKLVYFSRHEGQSDDDKRKKTLKERLGLSNGNRRSFPILGGRLHFVKFETGKINECLDFIHSKQLHRGLESRYSDTEADRNAIIKATGGGAYKFTDLFKEKLGVSLDKEDEMNCLVAGANFLLKAIRHEAFTHMEGQKEFVQIDQNDLFPYLLVNVGSGVSMIKVDGDGKFERVSGTNVGGGTYWGLGRLLTKCKSFDELLELSQKGDNRAIDMLVGDIYGGLDYSKIGLSASTIASSFGKTISEKKELQDYRPEDISLSLLRMISYNIGQIAYLNALRFKLKRIFFGGFFIRGHAYTMDTLSFAVQYWSNGEAQAMFLRHEGFLGALGAFMSYEKHGLDDLMVHQLVERFPMGAPYTGGKIHGPPLGDLNEKISWMEKFLQKGTEITAPVPMTPVAGTTGLGGFEVPLSKGSALRSDASALNVGVLHLVPTLEVFPLLADPKLYEPNTIDLADPSELEYWLTILSEHLPDLVDKAVASEGGTDDAKRRGDAFARAFSAHLSRLMEEPSAYGKLGLANLLEMREECLREFQFVDAYRSIKQRENEASLAVLPDLFVELDSMDEETRLLTLIEGVLAANIFDWGSRACVDLYHKGTIIEIYRMSRNKMRRPWRVDDFDLFKERMLGTGDKKKAPHRRALLFVDNSGADIVLGMLPLARELLRRGTEVVLVANSLPALNDVTAMELPDIVAEAAKHCDILRRAAEAGGLLVDAMINTDSSKENSSSVPLMVVENGCGSPCIDLRQVSSELAAAAKDADLIILEGMGRSLHTNLYAQFKCDALKLAMVKNQRLAEKLIKGNIYDCICKYQPAS; this is translated from the exons ATGGCTGATTTCGTTGAAGacgaacaacaacaacaacaagttCTTGGTATTGACGAATCTGAGGGacacaacaacaccaacaacatgGCTCCTACAGGCAACCCAATACATAGATCCAGTTCAAGGCCTCAACTTGATGTTAGCAAAGCTGAAATTCAATCTAATGTTGAGGATAAGTATCCCACCATTTTGTTGCCTAATCAATCTGATGATTTGTCTCATCTTGCTCTTGATATTGGAG GATCACTGATAAAGTTGGTGTACTTTTCAAGACACGAAGGCCAATCAGACGAtgataaaaggaagaaaacaTTGAAAGAGCGATTAGGGCTTTCTAATGGTAACAGGAGAAGCTTTCCTATTCTTGGTGGAAGGCTTCACTTTGTCAAGTTTGAAACGGGAAAGATCAACGAATGCTtagatttcattcattcaaagcAGCTTCACCGTG GGTTGGAGTCACGTTACTCAGATACTGAGGCTGATCGAAATGCCATAATTAAG GCTACTGGAGGTGGAGCATACAAGTTTACCGACCTTTTCAAAGAAAAACTTGGTGTTAGTCTTGACAAAGAAGATGAAATGAATTGTCTTGTGGCAGGAGCAAATTTCTTGCTTAAG GCAATTCGCCATGAAGCTTTCACGCACATGGAAGGCCAGAAAGAGTTTGTGCAAATTGACCAAAATGATTTGTTCCCTTATCTTCTCGTTAATGTCGGTTCCGGTGTTAGTATGATCAAG GTTGATGGGGATGGGAAGTTTGAGAGGGTTAGTGGGACAAATGTTGGTGGTGGTACTTATTGGGGACTGGGAAGACTGTTAACAAAGTGCAAGAG CTTTGATGAGTTGCTTGAGCTGAGCCAGAAAGGAGATAATAGAGCTATTGACATGCTTGTTGGGGACATTTATGGTGGTTTGGATTATTCTAAG ATTGGCCTATCAGCTTCCACTATTGCTTCAAGTTTTGGAAAAACTATATCAGAAAAAAAGGAACTTCAAGACTACAGACCTGAAGACATATCACTCTCTCTTCTACGGATGATTTCATACAATATTGGTCAG ATAGCTTACTTAAATGCATTGCGATTTAAGTTGAAGAGAATATTTTTCGGAGGATTTTTTATCAGGGGTCATGCTTATACCATGGACACTCTTTCATTTGCTGTTCAATACTG GTCTAATGGGGAAGCCCAGGCGATGTTTTTGCGACATGAAGGATTTCTGGGAGCTTTAGGTGCATTTATGAGTTATGAAAAGCATGGTTTAGATGACCTCATGGTGCATCAGTTAGTTGAAAGGTTTCCAATGGGTGCTCCGTATACTGGTGGCAAGATACATGGCCCGCCACTTGGCGATTTGAATGAGAAG ATTTCGTGGATGGAAAAGTTTCTACAAAAAGGAACAGAAATTACTGCACCTGTGCCGATGACTCCTGTTGCTGGAACTACTGGACTTGGGGGTTTTGAAGTCCCTCTGTCAAAAGGAAGTGCTCTGCGATCTGATGCGAGTGCTCTAAATGTTGGTGTTCTTCATCTAGTACCAACTTTGGAAGTGTTTCCGTTGTTGGCAGACCCAAAATT GTATGAGCCCAATACAATCGACCTTGCAGATCCCAGTGAATTAGA ATATTGGCTCACTATTTTGTCAGAGCACTTACCAGATCTTGTGGACAAG GCTGTTGCCAGTGAAGGTGGAACCGATGATGCCAAAAGAAGGGGTGATGCTTTTGCTCGTGCGTTTTCTGCCCACTTGTCAAG GTTGATGGAGGAGCCTTCTGCATACGGCAAGTTAGGCTTGGCCAATCTATTGGAAATGAGGGAAGAGTGCTTGAGGGAATTCCAGTTTGTTGATGCCTATAGAAGTATAAAGCAGAG GGAAAATGAGGCATCACTCGCTGTTTTACCCGACTTGTTTGTAGAACTTGATAGTATGGATGAG GAAACGAGACTGCTTACTCTAATTGAAGGTGTTCTCGCTGCAAACATTTTTGACTGGGGATCCCGTGCATGTGTTGATCTCTATCATAAAGGAACAATTATTGAAATTTACAGAATGAGTCGCAATAAAATGCGCAGACCTTGGCGG gTTGATGATTTTGATCTCTTCAAAGAGAGAATGTTAGGGACCGGGGACAAGAAGAAGGCCCCTCATAGAAGAGCTTTACTGTTTGTTGATAATTCAGGTGCTGACATTGTTCTAGGGATGCTTCCTCTGGCTAGGGAGCTCCTCCGTCGTGGAACTGAA GTTGTTCTGGTTGCAAACTCGCTTCCTGCTTTGAATGACGTGACTGCAATGGAGCTTCCTGATATTGTAGCTGAGGCTGCCAAG CATTGTGACATTCTAAGGCGAGCTGCTGAAGCTGGAGGCTTGCTTGTCGATGCAATGATTAATACAGATAGCTCAAAAGAAAATTCATCTTCGGTCCCCTTGATGGTTGTTGAGAATGGGTGTGGTAGTCCATGCATAGACTTAAGACAGGTCAGCTCGGAATTGGCTGCTGCTGCAAAAGACGCCGATTTG ATAATTTTGGAAGGGATGGGTAGATCTCTACATACTAACCTCTATGCTCAGTTTAAGTGTGATGCTTTGAAG CTTGCGATGGTGAAAAATCAGAGATTGGCTGAAAAGTTGATTAAAGGGAACATATATGACTGTATTTGCAAATACCAGCCTGCTAGTTGA
- the LOC11430187 gene encoding dof zinc finger protein DOF5.6 — MGLSSLHVCNMESSADHWLQGTIHDESGMDSSSPMSGDMLTCSRPSSMIERRLRPPHDLSLKCPRCDSTHTKFCYYNNYSLSQPRYFCKTCRRYWTKGGTLRNIPVGGGCRKNKKVSSKKSNDHLANTNIQNQPHHVPSYHQNPKDLQLSFPDVQFSHLSNLFGANGALGNPNFMENKYSNVGMLENPRPIDFMMENKLEGIIGSSSRNFDNYFGNSDHMNMNMGVGIGGDMMNGQNGLPQNFHHAFGGMSFEGGNNNNGAYLMDSCQRLMLPYDANDEDHNASIDVKPNPKLLSLEWQQDQGCSDAGKGQSFGYGSWSGMMNGYGSSTTNPLING, encoded by the exons ATGGGTTTATCTTCTCTTCACGTCTGCAATATGGAATCATCTGCAGATCATTGGTTGCAG GGCACAATTCACGATGAGTCAGGAATGGATTCATCTTCACCAATGTCTGGTGACATGCTAACATGTTCAAGGCCATCATCCATGATAGAGAGGAGGCTAAGACCACCACATGACCTATCCCTAAAATGTCCAAGGTGTGATTCAACTCACACCAAATTCTGCTACTACAACAATTACAGTCTCTCTCAGCCAAGGTACTTCTGCAAGACTTGTAGAAGGTATTGGACCAAAGGAGGAACACTTAGGAACATCCCTGTTGGTGGAGGCtgtagaaaaaacaaaaaagtttcttccaaaaaatcaaatgatcACTTAGCTAATACTAATATTCAAAACCAACCACATCATGTACCTTCCTACCATCAAAACCCTAAAGATCTTCAACTTTCTTTCCCTGATGTGCAATTTTCTCACCTAAGTAACTTATTTGGAGCCAATGGAGCGTtaggaaaccctaatttcatggAGAACAAGTATAGTAATGTTGGCATGCTTGAAAACCCTAGGCCTATTGACTTCATGATGGAAAATAAGTTAGAAGGCATAATTGGGAGTAGTTCTAGGaattttgataattattttggaaatagtgatcatatgaatatgaatatgggTGTTGGGATTGGAGGAGATATGATGAATGGACAAAATGGGTTGCCACAGAATTTTCATCATGCATTTGGTGGAATGTCATTTGAAGGAGGAAACAATAACAATGGTGCTTATTTAATGGATTCTTGTCAAAGACTTATGCTTCCATATGATGCTAATGATGAGGATCACAATGCTTCAATTGATGTGAAGCCAAACCCTAAACTATTGTCACTTGAATGGCAGCAAGATCAAGGTTGCTCTGATGCTGGAAAAGGTCAGTCATTTGGATATGGATCATGGAGTGGTATGATGAATGGTTATGGATCTTCCACAACAAACCCTTTGATCAACGGCTAA
- the LOC120579605 gene encoding secreted RxLR effector protein 161-like has product MHDPRKSHLIAAKRIPKYIEGAMEFGLLFPNGAKSEVNELIGYSDSDWCGDLTDRKSTSGYVFKFNDTAISWCTKKQLVTALILSKHTETVFHFIREEVTNGMHDVKYCPIELQLDDGFTKTLKLDMFEFLRKKLGDIQ; this is encoded by the exons ATGCATGATCCAAGGAAATCTCATTTGATAGCTGCAAAGAGAATCCCTAAATACATCGAGGGTGCCATGGAATTTGGTTTGCTATTCCCCAATGGAGCTAAAAGTGAAGTTAATGAGCTCATAGGTTACTCAGATAGTGATTGGTGTGGAGATCTAACCGATAGAAAGAGCACATCAGGCTATGTGTTCAAATTCAATGATACTGCAATTTCATGGTGTACCAAGAAGCAACTAGTCACTGCACTCATCCT GAGCAAGCACACTGAGACTGTGTTCCATTTTATTAGAGAGGAAGTTACAAATGGAATGCATGATGTGAAGTATTGTCCAATTGAGCTGCAACTTGATGATGGATTCACCAAGACACTAAAGCTGGATATGTTTGAATTCCTTAGGAAGAAACTTGGTGATATTCAGTAG